ATACATCGAGTATGTTGTGTTCTTCTCAGCACTATGCTAATGATGGCGATGTCTTTGCGTACATGCGATACAAgtatgcgtgcgtgcgtgcgtgcgtgcgtgagTACGGGCTTTTGCGGTTTATATATGCGTTGCACGTGAACAACGTTGCCTGCTTTCTGTGCAGTTTTCCCAATTTAGTGCGTGCTCGCATTGTTTTGAGAGCGAGAATCAGTCCAGTCAAGCAAAGCTTTACATAAGTAACAAGTGGTCATGTATATGCAGTACATTCTACACTATTTTCACTACCTGGCTACATGTATTTTGAGTATCCCTGTTAATCGCCAAGTCCTATGCTCTGCTAACTAATTCATGGAGGAAACTAGGGGCTGAAGTCGGTATTACATCTTAGCTCCTAGAAGAACGAGAGGGTGGGGATTTCAATTTACAAACATAACATCGCTCTCTGTAAACAATCATACTACGTATAGTTAATATTGACCACGTACTTCCGGACCGAGCTTCTGAAAGTTTTTACGCCCTATGTGGACATCCTGCTCCACAGATTGTCTTCCCGGTATCATTAAACAACTCGGGTCTTCACTTCGGCGTTGCATCAGACGCTTCATGCATATACTCAGACATAGATTCCTCCTCCAAAAATAAAGAGCACACGAGGTCATTAGAGTTGAGATATTAACTCACGGTTCAAGTGTGCAACTTCAATGTATCCACTGACTGAATCAATGGCACCTAGGATTTGAATGAGCGTATCAGACATTTTCTGAAACCTACGACGCAATTGGATCCTTTGCGGCTGTACATTGCTCTGAACTACAATTTATTCCAAGAAACAGACACGCAACCAAAACAACACATCCACACAAAAGTTCAGTCTCTTCATAATGAACCGAGCTTTAAAGCTTTAacagttactccctccgttccataatttttgtcgaaatattacatgtatctagacactttttagaaataggtacatccattttttagcaaatttgagacaagaattatggaacagagggagtacaacacaAGTTTTATCATAATCAATGTGTGATGCTTTGACAGATAGTGGGGTGATAGACTTGCTATTATGGATCTTTGGAAAGCAAACATTCCAATAAACagaattttcttttacttggCATAGTTGGAAGGTACTCATTCAGGTCACGATAGAACTTATCAAAAAGGGATAGCCGTGGGAGTCAGGTTGTCGGCTGTGTGATTCAGCTGAAACTACTGACCATCTGATTTTTGCTTGCCCTGTTTCGCATTTTGTTTGCTGTCATATTATAGACTGCTTATGTTGGGCGATAGCTTCTAGGAATCTGGATGAATTCGTTGAAATTTTCTTGGATGAGAAGAAACTTACAATCCTGGACACTGCTGTCGGCTCTAGCATGGTCGCTATGGACGAAGTAgaatgattttgttttcaatAACAGGGTCTGCCCTTATCCCACACAGGTTTTGTACATGACCATCTCCTTGAtcgctactccctccgatccatattacttgtcaaaatattacatgtatctagacgcttttagacatagatacatccatatttagactaatttgagacaattaatatggatcagagggagtagctggGAAGCTTTGCTTCTGGCAAAAAGACACGCAGCAAGCCTGGAGATGGTGGTAATTAGCTCCAAAGCTTGTTGAACTGTAACCTTTCACTCTAAGCTTACATCAACACAATGTCATATCGAGTTTTGTATCACACTTGCATACAAGCATTTTCAGTTTATTATTTTGCTGACAATTTGGtttaaaatatatttgatgtaaCAGCACTTACATCTTTTTCTCGCTTCTCTTTGATGACGACACACTGGGAAGCGCTGATGCTTTCACTCTTCAAAAAGTTTCGAGCATTCAACAGTGGCTTGCTCAGACCATCTGTCACAGATGTGTGACCTGGTTCCTCACCTACATGCAATTTTATGCAGTAATCTGCATTTGGTCTTCCAAGCTCATCACCGATGCCAATAATTCTTTCCCTGAGATAAGACGCAAGATATATTATTAATTCAAGAGAAATAACAACCACACAAGCAATGAGTTATAAAAGAGGATAGATGTTAACGCTCTTCCTGCTGTTTATATTACTTAGTCTTCGTAAAATGGTTATAGAAACTCAAATGTGTTTCTTGTGATTTGTCTGATAGAGACACATACTCAATTCTGCTTCATGCAGCAGAATctaaataaatgaattatcCTCTTTCATTCTGGTGAAAGGGAAAAGAACAACACCTCCAGCTTcgtaaactactccctccgttcctaaatgtaagaagtcctagctttgtcTCAAGTCAAatcttaaactttgaccaagtttatataaaaatctaccaacatctatgactccaaattagttttattaaatccatcatgatatacATTTTCATAGGGTAAAATCCTAGGTACTACCGGGTGTAGTACTCCCACCTTGAATATACTACTATAGGTAGTATATATTCTGCTTTATCATTTTTAATAAATTCGACACCATTCCTAAGATACTTCAAAGCAAACTACATGAAAAATTTGCAAGTTGGTATGTAGTTTTTCCTATATTTTAGAAATACCTTCAGGTTTGTACATATGATAGAGTATGTTCAAAAACTGCATATTCTACCTAAAAGATAGAATATATACTATGTTCTACATACTATCTATATACTACATTCTACAAACTCCCAATTGCGCTACATACTCCCTAATTTGTGTGAAACGTACATGAGAGTAACTATACCTGGTAGTACAAAAAACTTGCCcttttcatagtatacttatttgacaTTCTACATGtcgatacatttttctataaacttgggtcaaactttaagaagtttgacttaggacaaacctaTGACTCCTAAATAGCTATGactatttaggaacggaagtAATACTAAACTATAATAATTCTTTTCAGTAGAAAAATTCATAAGTATTGCCTTGGTAAGGAAGCATGCTGCCGCAGCTGTGGGCTAGTCTTTTCACCCTTAGTAACTCCTTCCTCGAGATGAACAAATTGCCTCTTGAAACGATCCACCCCACTGTCAATAGCATATCAATTAGTATAGTAGCAATATCTCCTTGACCAAAAGAAATGTGGTTAAGTAAATGCCTTTGCTTAGTCCTTATGTACTTGCCATATTCAAATGAGGTTTACAGTAGCACAAATTCTTATTTAGGAAGATGAAAAGCTAATCAAACGGATCATGTTTAACAGAAAATAAACTTCAGTAACAAACTGCAACTAGGTTAAAGAGCTTCAACATGGCATTGTTTAGTGATAATATTCAATGATTATTAAAATCATATTTGAAGCCACACATTGCTTGCCAAATTTTACCAATCAGAACCAGTGTGTGTGCAGTTATGGTTTCCTTGCTCGATCTCCTCTACACGAAAGTTATACCGCACACAAATTCATAAACATGAAAACAGAgattttcaaataaaaaaaaactgaaatgtATGCCTTTGACTGACTAAATACTTGTCAAGAGCTTACTAATGGAACAAAACTTTACATATACCACATGTATCTGTTTCTTCTCGTAACAGGAAATGGTGGACCAAGGTGCATGCCAAGGTGGATTTCCAAACTCACCTTGGGTAAACAAAGTTTGCCTGATCCCCACCATGATGATACTCATGCAACATCTGAGGATGGTACTCTAAAATCTAAAGAGATACTTCATACATTAGTAAAATTATTAATATAATCTCTGCAGTAACATTGATAACAGTACCTCTCTGTAAATTAATTCACGGACATCATCTCTGGCCAGCTTTCTTCTCTCAAACTCGAACTCAAGTTTCGAAATGGGTTGTGTTGTGGGTTCACGGTCAGAATTTGCCAATCCAGTAAAGTATGGATCTGCCAAGGCCTTGAATTACATTGCTATCATATCAGTATCgagaacaacaaaagaaatttTGAGCTATTGGTTTATGCTGATTATTTCCTACCTCTGCAGCAGTTGGCCGATCCTTGGGATCAAAAGCAAGTAGACGCTCAAGCAAATCAAGAGCCATGGGGTCAACACCAGGAAACTTCTGAGAAAAAGGCACTGGATGCTTTTTTCTCATGTTTCCCAAATATCGTCGAGCTTTTTCATTTCGAATCTACAGAAAGTACAAACATGCAACAGATATAGAATTTAAGCATAATTTCTAAGAGTGACCTATCACTTACAAAAGATCATCATAAGAAAATATTAAACACTATCTGTATTGTTATATGCTAGTAATACAAATATCGATGTTCACAAAAAAATGGGGTAGATGATCATGAAAATCATTGCACAATAATCAAAAGGCCGAAAGCATTATCCAACAGTTTCAGAATGTAAATGCAATAAACCTGAGGTTAAAGCTAGGCCTGCCAAACAGAtttgagttttcttttcttcttttgcggCTTATCTGGTAAGCATAAGGCACTTTGGTAAAAACGAGGCCAAAAAATAGAAACTTAGCTGGCCCATTGTGAGGTAAGCAGCATACCTGTATACATGATGCAAACTTTCAGACTGATTAACAAGCAGCAAAATAGCACCAAATTACCCAAGGATCTCAGACATCCACGTGACGGGTCAGGTTTTTTCCGGCGTTTTCCCTTAAACACCTGCCGCTTTTATATTATTGCTATTCTTAATTGAATACGAAAAGTCATGCTAGTTTtttcgaaagaaaagaagacgTTTAGATCATTGATTGATAGATTTGACTTTTGAAACCTCTTATGCTGccagttattttttttgtataaatAATATGCAAAACATAATCCTGAGCTATGTTAGCCTAACCTTAGTTTGTTTTTGTagcaaatcatttgaaaacatCACAATGGACCAGATCCTGCCATCCTTTGTTTATCGCCTATTGAGTGCCCGTCCAGCCTACCCATGTTCGAGGCTTGCCTCCACAGTGAATCTCATGGTTGCTTATTTTACTACAAAAAAAAGTGTCCTCATCGGGACTCCTCCCCATGTAGGTCTAACTTTATTTAGAAATTAAGGATTACAAACAACAAAACTCAAGCGAAAATGTGAAAATTGGGAGTGAGGGACCGTCTGAGCCAAGACACCAGAGGCATGTTCAGCAGTGAGTTATTTAATCAAAACACCATTCACAAGTTTTCTATTACAAACATGAATTAAAATAATCATTACTTATAGGATGTCATGCAAGGAACTGGTCTTGCAAAGTTGCAAGTCTGTGTATAAACTGAGGTCACATTACAAAAGGAACTTCATCTTCATAAAGGAAATGATAAACACCATAAAGTTTGAAAGGAAATCGCATAGCAGACAAGTCTCCAACTGAATTGCTTAGTTTAGAAGAAGGTTAGTGAACTCACCCTTGAAAGGGATTCTGCCGAAGGAGTGCCAAGTAAATCAGTCATGAGATCTAATTGATGTACCACATTCTTGCCAGGAAAGAGCGGCCTCCCTGAAAGCATTTCGGCAAATATACATCCAATGCTCCAGATATCAATTGCAGGAGTGTACTACAAAGCAAAATACCAAGTTCAGTACAGAAGCCCAACTTATCCAACGTGGCATGGTAAACATGTGTGCCAACGATTCAGGACCGTGGCATTATATCAACCATGTGTACAAGAAAAGGTCTAATTTACAAACAGACTCGATTGCGTTAATCAGGATACTGATGCTGCAAGATGACTGACTAGTCTCTAATTTTGGTAGTGGTCAAGTTTATAAAGATGATGCTTCTTTTACCTTTGAAAAGAAGGAGCCACATAATTCTGGAGCACGATACCATCTTGTTGCCACATAATCCTGGAAAAAAGATGGACAACAAAGATAAAATTTGGCCGGGTATTTACATCATATGAATTAAGCTTTACTGTAGTTAGTGAGTGATGGTCTGTTACCGTCCAGAATATCGCAGATGGGGTGTCGTTGAAGGAAACTCGGGCAAGGCCGAAATCGCAAATCTTGAGCTTGCAATCAGCATTGGCGAGAATGTTCCTGGGCTTGAGGTCCCGGTGGAAGACATTGGCAGCGTGTATGTACTTCATCCCACGGAGCAGCTGGTAGAAGAAGAACTGGTGGTGCTCCGGAGTGAGGTCGTCGTTGGCCTTGATGACCTGGTGGAGGTCGGATTCCATGAGTTCGAAGATGATGTAGATGTCGCGGAACTCGCGGCGCGACGGAGGGAGAATGATGTGCTTGATCTCTACGATGTCCGGGTGGCGCAGAAGGCGAAGCAGCTTGATCTCGCGGAGAATGCGGGTGGCGTCAGAGACATGCTCAAAGACGTCGTTGATCTTTTTTATGGCGACGCGCTCGCCGGTGTGGGTGtcgacggcggccgccacgACGCCGTAGCTGCCCTTGCCGACCACTTCGCCGACCTCGTACCGGTTCGCCTCGCCGTACTCCGTGAAGAACTCCGCTTCATCTGAGCCCTGGATGCGTAGAAGCGGAGCCGGTCAAACCCGCAACGGGATACGCATCAACCGAAAGCACAAATTGGGCAACTAGGGTGGGTTCAATCGCCTCGCCTTCCTGGCCATCGCGCCCGCGGTGCGAGTCGCCCCGTTCTCCGGAGTGATGCACCACTACCCCGCGGGTCGTCGCCCTCCCCACCGGGAtcccgctcctccgccgcgtctGCGCCCTCGTGCGCGCGGTGGGCCGTATCGCTGCTGGTAGTGGCTGGGGTGGGGGGTTGCGGACACGGTGAGGGAGGAGGGGGATGCGCGGTGGCAGCGGGAGCGGGGGCCATATGCAGTATGCGTACGGCGGGGAAAGATGCGCGCGTGGGCGGTGGACGCCCGATCATGGCGGGAGCGCGGGGCGCGGTCAGGGAGATGGGGGCATGGCGCCCGTGCGGAAACGGCATGCCACGAGACGGGGCGAGTGAAGATGTTGGACACGGAGGATGCGGGAAtacggcgccggccgccggcaaggAACGGACAGGagagagaattttttttctaagaaaAAATAGGAAATTAATCCTATACGACCCCCTGCCCAGCGACCCAGTTCcctatatttattttttcatctATGGACCCACCTGTAAGCCACTTTTACCCCTTCTTCCTCGTGTCCTCGTGTAGCGACTAGTATtttcttgcttttcttttcttaaagAGAATACAAAGTACTTCCACATACGGAAAGAACTAACTAGTTCGGATTTATCtaaattcatatttatttatatattaaaGCTCGTCTAATAGACGGATTCACCTCTCAGAGCTTGAGTGCATTTTATGATGGGCTTCTATAAGTGGAATGAAGGGATTCATGTGAAATTAGACTCAATCCGGGCAAAATTCTTTTGGCAAGGAATTGGCGACAAAAGGAAGTACCATATGGTGaaatggggggggggggggggggcggtaTGGTCTTTGTCGATAGGAGAATCAGTAATATTGTTTTGCTGGTGAAGTGGAATGCCAAATTGGAAAGTGGTGATAATAGTTTATGTTGCTCTCTTCTACGTTCGAAATACTGCATGAGGGGGGGGGTTCTTTCAGTCTGAGATGGCGGGCGCTTCTCAGTTTTGGAAGGGTCTTCATGCTGTTAAGAATTGGTTTGAGGTACCTGGTGGGGAATGGGTCCTCGGTGCGTTTTTGGAAAGATGTGTGGTTGGGACAGGTACCTCCGGGCGTCTCCTTCCAGCACCTTTTTCTCTGTTCTGAACTACAGGAAAGCTCGGTAGCGGAGGTGCTACGAGATGGGAGGATTAACCTTACTTGACGGCGCTCATTTAGTATTGTTGAGTGCTTGGAATGGGACGTCTGGACTCTTATTTTGGACTCTGTTACTCTTTCACGGGAAAAGGGACGTGGGGCGTTGGGCTCTCACGTCGAGTAAGGTTTTCACTACTAAATCTCTCTATAAGGCCTTGACACATAGTGGGGTGGTGGACCTCGGGCTTATGGATCTTTGGAAGGCTAAAATTCCTCTCGACCAGAAATTTTTTGTGTGGCTTTGTGTGAAAGGGAGAATTCAAGTCACGTATGAGCTCCTTAAAAATGGTTGGCTTGGTGAGCCGGGCTGCAAGCTGTGTGGCGCGGTGGAATCCGTAGATCATCTTCTCTTTGCTTTCCCGATTGCTTTTTTTGTCTGATGTTTCTTGCGGGACTGTTTTGGATGGCCAGCAGTTCCTGGCGGTATAATTGAGTTCTTTGATTTATGTTTGAAGGAGGGAGGGAAAAATCTAACCAATTCTGGTGGGCGCTGGTGGCAGCAATTGCTTGGTCACTTTGGCTGCCCCGTTGCAGGTGGTGTACCGGGCGTTGGCGTTACTTACACAGTGGAGGACTCTCCTCCCtgagaagaggcgggagacgATGGATCATATAGTAGCTCAGGCAGATTGTGGACGGAAATCTTTACTCTTCTAAAAAGACCATTTGGTGGTGGCGGTACGTCGCTGCATCTTCCTAGCCTCCTACATGTGGGGCCGGCCTTCTCACCTTCCGCGCTGTTCCACCATCTCcagcgctgctgctgctatcgATCCCCAATAGGCACATCGATGCGCCTCCTTCACCCCCTCTCACATGAGGACGAGCACGACGACTAGCCCTAGGACCCACggcacgccgccggccgccgcctcgctgTAGCACATCGCCCGCGCGGGGTTTGCCCCCAGATCAGTCCGCCTCTGACCTCATCAACACCTCACAGCCCTTCTCTTTCCCCTCGCAGTCCCTTGATTTCCTGTAGTATGCGGTTCTCCATGTTCGTCCTGATCCCCTTTTGGTGCTCGCAAAGATGACGCTCTTTTCCACCTCGCGACGACTGCTCATGAATTTCCTCCATCTTCCACTTTCCATCCCTTCCTTTGCTCCCGATGCTTTCAACACATCTGTGTATGAATGAGAGGATGCGACTGCTACTTGAGAGTGAAGTGATAAGAGGCTCCTGGAGAGATATATGTGTCAAATACCTtgcaaaattgagacattctACTCCATCTGTCCAACAAAgcatgtctcaactttgactaaatttgaatgtatctatacaccaagtcatgtctagatacatccaaattttgacaaacttgagacatcttttgttggacgaagaaAGTATAAGATATGTAGTACTTTATTGCGATCATTTGTTCTTTTCAGTGGCCCTATATATGTACTGCAATTTAGGGATAGTTCTAATTTTGCTATCAAATGTAGATTAATCTTGTGAGACCTGGAGATATTTAAAAGCTAAAGGTAGTTGCAATACTTGGAttcaatatatattttctgaaGAATTATGTTGGAACAACACTACTTTGGTTTGATACATCAACTGCAGAGGTGGATGTCAACTCTTTTCTAGCAATAGCCCGAGTTTAGCTTCCATCTATAAATGTAAGTTGTCACTCAGTCGTACACACTTTACCTCTTTCTATCATTTGCAAGTTGATTGCTGTAGAGTGTAGAACAGAGTAATTCAATCACTGTGTATTTTTCAGAAATATATGCCTCGAGTCAGTATGTGTATTGTGTAATGGGTTGCATACTTTTCCATTGGCTGCAATGAAGGTCCATGAGAATATGAGATCTCATATTGAGAGATCAGATGCCATGATGTGTCAGTGCATGATCCGTCCCCTAGATTTAAGTTTGAGTTATTTTGTGACCTTGTCACCCTAGATATTGTGCTAGGTAGCGGTGCCGTAAAGATAGCGAGAATTGTTTCCATAAGGCCCAAGTTCATCCTTGGCCACTGTGTTTGCAATTGCATGATGACCCTATCTACCATTTACCTTCTTCAGATTCACgttttgtttcttcaaatGATTACCACTTAGGTCTGAACATTGTTCTGCAAAAGAGAAACCTAAACATGGCGTGCATAACTTCTTGTGCTTTTAGGAAGCGTCCAGAGTTGCAGATAGCACTGATCAGTGTGTATacatctttcctcaagagcaTAATACATATTGGGAGGCATTGTGGCTCAACTTAAATGCTAACTGCTCCCTCTCCATTTGACTGTTGTGTACTCCCTATCCTATTTGCATAATCATCAATCAACTTTATATGGAAACCTAGGCAGACAAGCAGCTTCCTTGTAAATCCTGTCGATTTGCTGGTTATGTAGTCTTTGCATGCTAGAATAGATATATTTTCTTGCAATTTATATGAAATTAACTCTCCTTTTCGGAAATAAGGAATTTAGCTCGGGAACAATGCTGTGATCCATCTTTGTATGCTAGAATAGTACATAGTAGAATTTACAAAAATGTGGGTTCTGTTTGGATAACTAGGTGTGTAATATTGGGTTAACCATAAGGcaatatctttctttttctagCTCTAGCTCATGTGGTTGAATTGAATCATAATGGTTCAGAATTACGGACATATCCACAAGGAGTTCAAGGAGAAGAACCCCAAGATGTACTAACACATGTATAGCTACCATGTATATCAGGTTAGTGTGTCattttgattgattgattttgtgaaattgtGTTGACGTTAACTATTCATAGAGATGTAGGATTGTCAGTGCTTATGGTAGATTGCATATTTATGAATTATGACTATCCTCACTTGAGAAAAtactttttttcatttacCATCTCTTTTTGTAGAAAACATAGTACGGATGATGTGGTTTGGGCCATCATGGGGGTGGTCGAACTAATTTCTCCCAGTCCCTGGAAATTTGTTTAGATTGGGTTCTGATGTGTGGAGGAGCATATGCTGATATGCATGTAAATTGAACTGATCCAGTTTGTTGGTTACATAATCTCGAAGCTGAATGGTTGATTTTCTAGCATAAGTCTGAAATGAATTGTAGTAACTCTGACTACACATTGGCCTTCCCAATGAATCCGAATTTACCTATATATTTcctatgcatttttttctcattaTCGATGTACATGCTGGACGGCTTCAGTAGCCATAGAAACACCTGTGTTTGTTTGAGGTGCATCGATCAATGTTGCATCGTGCTTTAAACTAATTACTGCGTCTCAATCTTTTGTAGGTAGCTGTGCTGGCTACCGTTAGGCTGATGGCGGCATGTTTTTATCTTCAAGCTAACGTATGATTTCTTGATTTCCCCATCCAATCGGTAGTTGTATTGGTGATTCCCCCCAAGAAACACCCTTTACTGCTTGTGAATCCCACTTTGAAAATCTGAAGGCTTGTCTATATACCATGTGTTTGTTTAGTTCCCTGTTTTTATTGCAGATGGAGTGTAATAGCTGAGAAGTCTGTAGAAAACAATAATTAAGTTGCGCTCATGAAGTGTTTTGAGGGTTGAGAAGAAGATGCACAATGTAATGGAAGACATCTTGAAGAGGATAGAACATGAAACCATGTCTCCTGGAGGGTTGAGAAGAAGATGCATAATGTGATGGAAGAAAAGACCAAGATgataaaaatgaaataaaatattttattaaCAATTCTGTTGATCAAACCTTAATTCCGTAACAACGCACGGGCAacttactactccctctgccccataatatgaggcacgtACGCATCCCTAGACTGTTAGTTTAgttaactaaatataaatgaaataattaaataattatatcatttgaaaaaaaagttaagaAACATGGATAtttattaattaatcaaattgaaaaTTTAAGGACGCGTGCGTGGCTCATGTtatgggaaggagggagtagtaaactTAACAGTGCTATCGTGACCTTGATACCTTGATCTTAGTTTGCAGGCGGATTCACCTCTTAAAGCTTGAGTGTGTTTGATGATCTAAAACGACGGTATACTGAAGGAACAAATAAACAACACATGTATATCATGCGGTAAATTGTCAGACTTTATATTTTGACCTTCCATGCGATGTATCGGAGCATATTGGCACATGCACGTAAACTGTAGTAGTATCAAAGAAGATGGTGTTTGGCATGGTCTTGTTTTGTGTAGCGGCGTACGAAAATAAGCATTTCAGAAGTGACTTGTGCTTTGGCTTGTTCCCAAGTTGCACTGTGCTCAACGGCGCCACGCGTAGCCGCGCATGCGTCCGCTGCACTGCCGTGCTGCCACAAGTCGTTCCTGACACTGACACGCACACTTCAAGTCCTCCCCTCCATCTCCCAACCAGCAACAGCACCAGCATCCAGATACTCCTGCATCCTTTGTGCCATGGCAGATTGGCCGGGAGGCTTGTTGCCACTGCCAACCACGCCCCGTCCTCCTGCCCAGCGGCCCCCGCGGAGCGGCCAAGCGTCGACGGaatactcctcct
The Brachypodium distachyon strain Bd21 chromosome 2, Brachypodium_distachyon_v3.0, whole genome shotgun sequence genome window above contains:
- the LOC100836138 gene encoding mitogen-activated protein kinase 16 isoform X1 encodes the protein MARKGSDEAEFFTEYGEANRYEVGEVVGKGSYGVVAAAVDTHTGERVAIKKINDVFEHVSDATRILREIKLLRLLRHPDIVEIKHIILPPSRREFRDIYIIFELMESDLHQVIKANDDLTPEHHQFFFYQLLRGMKYIHAANVFHRDLKPRNILANADCKLKICDFGLARVSFNDTPSAIFWTDYVATRWYRAPELCGSFFSKYTPAIDIWSIGCIFAEMLSGRPLFPGKNVVHQLDLMTDLLGTPSAESLSRIRNEKARRYLGNMRKKHPVPFSQKFPGVDPMALDLLERLLAFDPKDRPTAAEALADPYFTGLANSDREPTTQPISKLEFEFERRKLARDDVRELIYREILEYHPQMLHEYHHGGDQANFVYPSGVDRFKRQFVHLEEGVTKGEKTSPQLRQHASLPRERIIGIGDELGRPNADYCIKLHVGEEPGHTSVTDGLSKPLLNARNFLKSESISASQCVVIKEKREKDEESMSEYMHEASDATPK
- the LOC100836138 gene encoding mitogen-activated protein kinase 16 isoform X2 translates to MARKGSDEAEFFTEYGEANRYEVGEVVGKGSYGVVAAAVDTHTGERVAIKKINDVFEHVSDATRILREIKLLRLLRHPDIVIKANDDLTPEHHQFFFYQLLRGMKYIHAANVFHRDLKPRNILANADCKLKICDFGLARVSFNDTPSAIFWTDYVATRWYRAPELCGSFFSKYTPAIDIWSIGCIFAEMLSGRPLFPGKNVVHQLDLMTDLLGTPSAESLSRIRNEKARRYLGNMRKKHPVPFSQKFPGVDPMALDLLERLLAFDPKDRPTAAEALADPYFTGLANSDREPTTQPISKLEFEFERRKLARDDVRELIYREILEYHPQMLHEYHHGGDQANFVYPSGVDRFKRQFVHLEEGVTKGEKTSPQLRQHASLPRERIIGIGDELGRPNADYCIKLHVGEEPGHTSVTDGLSKPLLNARNFLKSESISASQCVVIKEKREKDEESMSEYMHEASDATPK